From Topomyia yanbarensis strain Yona2022 chromosome 1, ASM3024719v1, whole genome shotgun sequence, one genomic window encodes:
- the LOC131684322 gene encoding STAM-binding protein, whose protein sequence is MSFKLEQFAAESAQMGTVEPKERLRQLAAFSDSVEVDGNIPIKRYYRSGLEMVRMANVYMQEGNADKAYILYMRFMTLFLEKIRSHPEIKSVPADLKQQNQEKLKEVMPVAEKLKVKLMEKYTREYKQFLEEKGHEEKKRREEKPKPKVSSPPNQPVPSAPSSILVDADILDRVLYPNDFPTDPNRSSGAGLLLPDTKPPAKPAYDRTLKPSPTSVLAGGSLRPVIVPTNTMAKFLQLASKNTLSNVETCGILAGKLTHNQLLVTHIIVPKQKGTSDSCTTMNEEEIFNFQDQKNLITLGWIHTHPSQTAFLSSVDLHTHCSYQIMLEEAIAIVCSPKYDETGFFCLTPSYGLDYISQCRQSGFHPHPKDPPLFMEALHITLEDKVPIEVVDLR, encoded by the exons ATGTCCTTCAAGTTGGAGCAATTCGCTGCCGAATCAGCTCAGATGGGCACCGTAGAACCGAAGGAACGGTTACGTCAACTGGCCGCCTTCAGCGATAGTGTTGAAGTGGACGGAAATATCCCCATCAAACGATACTACCGATCGGGACTGGAGATGGTTCGAATGGCCAATGTTTACATGCAGGAAGGAAACGCCGATAAAGCTTACATTCTGTATATGAGATTTATGACACTGTTTTTGGAAAAGATTCGAAGCCATCCGGAAATCAAATCCGTTCCGGCTGATCTTAAACAGCAAAACCAAGAAAAGCTGAAGGAAGTCATGCCTGTGGCGGAGAAACTGAAAGTGAAACTAATGGAAAAATACACGAGAGAGTACAAGCAGTTTCTCGAAGAGAAAGGTCACGAGGAAAAGAAACGTCGAGAGGAAAAACCAAAACCTAAAGTATCGTCCCCTCCGAATCAACCCGTACCCAGCGCTCCATCATCCATTCTAGTTGACGCGGACATTCTCGATCGAGTTCTCTATCCAAACGATTTTCCAACCGATCCAAACCGTTCTTCCGGTGCCGGGTTGCTACTGCCGGACACAAAACCCCCGGCCAAGCCAGCCTACGATCGTACGCTCAAACCGTCGCCAACCTCGGTACTGGCTGGCGGCAGTCTGCGACCTGTGATAGTTCCAACAAATACCATGGCCAAATTTCTTCAACTTGCGTCGAAAAACACGCTGAGCAACGTGGAAACTTGCGGTATCCTTGCCGGGAAACTGACTCATAATCAGCTGCTGGTGACTCACATTATCGTTCCCAAGCAGAAGGGAACATCGGACAGTTGTACGACAATGAACGAAGAGGAGATCTTCAATTTTCAGGACCAGAAGAATCTCATCACCCTCGGTTGGATTCATACTCATCCCAGCCAGACGGCGTTTCTTTCTTCGGTAGATTTACACACGCACTGTTCCTATCAGATCATGCTGGAGGAAGCGATCGCGATCGTTTGCTCGCCTAAATACGATGA gaCCGGCTTCTTCTGCCTAACACCCAGCTACGGGTTGGACTACATCTCCCAGTGCCGGCAGTCAGGATTTCACCCACATCCGAAAGATCCCCCTCTGTTTATG GAAGCACTACACATAACGCTTGAGGATAAGGTTCCTATCGAGGTGGTAGACTTGCGATAA